DNA sequence from the Planctomycetia bacterium genome:
CCCTTATTCTTATAGGCGGAACCCATGAAGACGGGCGTGACGTCAAGGCCCTGCACGGCCGCTTTCGTCACCGCGTGAATCAAGTCCTCCGGTACTTCTTGCTCGGCCAGCAACAGCTCCATCATTTGGTCGCTGTACATCGACAGGGCTTCCAGCATTTCCTGCCGAGCTTCTTTGGACTCGTCGACCATGTCGGCGGGAATTTCTTCCTCGCGGACATGTTCGCCGTTGTTGCCGTCGAAGTAGTAGCCCTTCATCTTGATCAGGTCGACCACGCCCAGGAAGTTGTCTTCCTTGCCGATCGGCAATTGCATGACGACCGCTTCTTCATTCAGCTTTTCGCGGATCATCTGCACGACGCGCTTCGGGTTTGACCCGGTGCGGTCCATCTTGTTGATGAACGCGAGGCGCGGAATGTGATAGCGCTTCATCTGCCGGTCGACGGTCATCGACTGCGACTGCACGCCGCCCACGGCGCAAAGCACCAAAATGGCGCCGTCCAGCACGCGGAGGCTGCGTTCCACTTCGACCGTGAAGTCGACGTGGCCCGGCGTATCAATCAGGTTGATCGTATTCTCGTCCCACTCCACCGTGGTGGCGGCGCTGGTGATCGTGATACCACGCTCCCGCTCCAGATCCATGTGGTCCATCGTGGCGCCTTCGCCCTTCACCTCCTGAATCCGGTGGATACGACCGGCATAGTACAAGATTCGCTCGCTGAGCGTGGTCTTGCCGGAGTCGATGTGAGCCGAAATGCCGATGTTCCGCAGTCTATTCAGATCCATGACGAAAGCCTCAAAAAGCGTGGTCCTTTCCAATTCCTGTACTTCAATGCGCGGGCCGCAATCCAGCGACGGGCGTCCAGGGCTTCACGGCCGCCAGTGGGCGACCGAAATGCGCGGCACAACTGGTCATGCGACAATCCTTCGCCGCGCCCCGCCGCCAATCAAGCGCCGGCGTCCGATTGCCGCCCCAAACAGCCCGCGGCCCGAACGCGCATTGCAAGCTCTCGCAGTCCGCTTCCATCGGGGGGTGTTTGTCGACACCCTCAGCGCAAGCGGCTGCGAAATCGCCGATCCTTTATCGTACACAGATTCGCCAATTAGCAAAGGGCGAAAAACCGGGGCGGCCGAAGTCGAACGCACTGCTCCGACGGCCAAGTCACACGGCCGAATGCTTACTCTTTACAGTGGTTGGCTGGTGTGCGGGGCCGCCTGCCATGGAGTGCCCATTGCCACCCCCCGACGATGCTTGGGCCAATCCCGTCTGCACCCAGACCATCTGCCGATAGCGGCCGCTGATGGCCATCAATTCCTCGTGGGTGCCGGTTTCGACGATTCGTCCCCCTTCAAGGACCGCGATCCGGTCTGCGTGGGCGATCGTGCTCAGCCGGTGGGCGATCACGAAAGTCGTGCGACCCCGCATCAGTTCGCCGAGACTTTGCTGGATCAGCCGTTCGCTTTCCGTGTCCAGGTTGC
Encoded proteins:
- a CDS encoding GTP-binding protein, with the translated sequence MDLNRLRNIGISAHIDSGKTTLSERILYYAGRIHRIQEVKGEGATMDHMDLERERGITITSAATTVEWDENTINLIDTPGHVDFTVEVERSLRVLDGAILVLCAVGGVQSQSMTVDRQMKRYHIPRLAFINKMDRTGSNPKRVVQMIREKLNEEAVVMQLPIGKEDNFLGVVDLIKMKGYYFDGNNGEHVREEEIPADMVDESKEARQEMLEALSMYSDQMMELLLAEQEVPEDLIHAVTKAAVQGLDVTPVFMGSAYKNKG